A portion of the Microbulbifer agarilyticus genome contains these proteins:
- the gndA gene encoding NADP-dependent phosphogluconate dehydrogenase — MSETLCDIGFIGAGVMGKNLILNLVDNGYRVCAFDLDHSRLEDLLEQDAKERGDQPPRVEVCNSYTELLSRTKAPHLVILSVPAGAPVDDVCNKLLDAGLQADDIVIDTGNSLWTDSVQRCKRYEGKLIFFTTAVSGGEVGARFGPSLMPSGDRYAWARIEPVWHAIAAKVDPASGQPIERFEPGNPVKEGEPCAAYIGPIGSGHFVKMVHNGIEYADMQMICEVYDVMRSALEMTPSEIAAVFREWNKGVLNSYLIDISAEVLDTRDTETGEPLVDVILDRAGQKGTGLWTAVSALEVGCPAPSIAEAVFARSLSTRKVLRGRAAKKLIGPEIAPVAEERRKEVIAQLHDALYCAKICVYAQGFDLMKLAAREQGWQLNFAEIARIWRAGCIIRAVFLQSISDAYERDVKLSNLLLDDFFIQQIAEHQGNWRRAVADATIGGIPVPALSSALSYYDAFRRESLPANLLQAQRDFFGAHTFSRVDKPEQEKYHVLWSEPGRPMQKL, encoded by the coding sequence ATGTCAGAAACACTATGCGATATCGGCTTTATTGGCGCCGGCGTGATGGGGAAGAACCTAATCCTCAACCTGGTGGACAACGGATACCGCGTGTGTGCCTTCGATCTAGACCACAGCCGTCTGGAAGATCTGTTAGAGCAGGATGCCAAAGAACGTGGTGATCAGCCTCCGCGGGTCGAAGTGTGTAACTCATATACCGAGCTGCTGTCCCGCACCAAGGCGCCCCACCTGGTGATTCTGTCCGTGCCGGCCGGTGCCCCGGTCGATGATGTCTGCAACAAGCTGCTGGATGCCGGTCTGCAGGCCGACGATATCGTGATCGACACTGGCAACAGCCTGTGGACCGACTCGGTACAGCGCTGCAAGCGTTACGAGGGCAAGCTTATCTTCTTCACCACGGCAGTTTCTGGCGGTGAAGTAGGGGCGCGTTTCGGACCGTCACTGATGCCAAGTGGTGACCGCTATGCTTGGGCGCGCATCGAGCCTGTTTGGCATGCGATCGCCGCAAAGGTTGACCCTGCGAGTGGCCAACCAATTGAGCGTTTCGAGCCTGGTAACCCAGTCAAAGAGGGTGAGCCCTGTGCCGCCTATATAGGTCCTATCGGCTCGGGACACTTCGTCAAAATGGTGCATAACGGTATTGAGTACGCCGATATGCAGATGATCTGCGAAGTCTATGACGTGATGCGCAGTGCGCTGGAAATGACCCCCAGCGAAATTGCCGCTGTGTTCCGCGAGTGGAACAAGGGTGTGCTGAACAGCTATCTGATTGATATCAGTGCTGAAGTTTTGGATACCCGCGATACAGAAACCGGCGAGCCATTGGTCGATGTGATTCTCGATCGCGCGGGCCAGAAAGGTACAGGTCTGTGGACGGCGGTTAGTGCACTGGAAGTTGGCTGCCCCGCGCCAAGTATTGCGGAAGCGGTATTTGCCCGTTCGCTTTCCACCCGCAAGGTATTGCGCGGACGCGCGGCGAAAAAGCTGATCGGCCCAGAGATCGCCCCGGTTGCGGAAGAGCGACGCAAGGAAGTGATTGCACAGCTCCACGATGCTCTCTACTGCGCGAAGATTTGCGTATACGCTCAGGGTTTCGACCTGATGAAGCTGGCGGCGCGTGAGCAGGGCTGGCAATTAAACTTTGCCGAAATTGCCAGAATCTGGCGTGCTGGCTGTATCATTCGCGCGGTGTTCCTGCAGTCCATTAGCGATGCTTACGAGCGCGATGTGAAACTGTCTAACTTGTTGCTGGACGATTTCTTTATCCAGCAGATTGCCGAGCACCAGGGTAACTGGCGCCGTGCAGTGGCCGACGCCACCATCGGTGGTATCCCGGTTCCGGCACTGTCCTCGGCGCTTAGCTACTACGATGCCTTCCGCCGCGAATCCCTGCCGGCAAACCTACTGCAGGCGCAGCGCGATTTCTTTGGTGCGCACACGTTCTCACGCGTGGACAAGCCTGAGCAGGAGAAGTACCACGTATTGTGGAGTGAGCCTGGCCGACCGATGCAAAAATTGTGA
- a CDS encoding PH domain-containing protein, with protein MPEQSPKLKTARFNAPWSRELKLLTLLASVILIGISTLLLVKEPEQSPPLYHLGIWLPLVLLVLCALFTVRGYQLEGDQLLVLRPGWHSRVSLRELQSVTLDAKAMDGSIKLFGNGGLFSYLGLFRNKKLGRYRAYATDAAKAVVIKFPTSTVVVTPDKPQLFVQVAQKLAGTTGAS; from the coding sequence ATGCCCGAGCAGTCCCCCAAGTTGAAAACGGCACGCTTTAATGCCCCCTGGAGCAGAGAGCTGAAGCTACTAACGCTTCTGGCCAGTGTCATTCTGATCGGGATCAGCACGCTTCTGCTGGTAAAGGAACCCGAGCAGTCACCGCCCCTATACCATCTGGGTATCTGGCTACCACTGGTGCTGCTGGTACTATGCGCATTGTTTACCGTCCGGGGATATCAACTGGAGGGCGACCAACTGCTGGTACTACGCCCTGGTTGGCACAGCCGGGTTTCATTACGCGAATTGCAATCGGTAACCCTGGACGCGAAGGCAATGGATGGCTCCATCAAGCTATTCGGTAACGGCGGATTGTTCAGCTATCTGGGCCTGTTTCGCAACAAGAAGCTCGGGCGCTATCGCGCCTACGCCACAGACGCGGCAAAGGCCGTAGTGATCAAATTCCCAACATCAACAGTAGTGGTTACCCCGGACAAACCGCAGCTATTCGTGCAGGTCGCACAGAAACTGGCAGGTACCACAGGAGCCTCTTGA
- a CDS encoding PPC domain-containing protein, with the protein MQNYSDDPNRQHAIPRLQIAALVCLLVASWLSLAGESRTEPLQFAKGATSASVSGKIQGYHGVNYTLAAKAGQQISITLTSPHTATYFNVYGPGTGPGDAAIYVGSIKGERFSEKLPSSGTYTIQVYMMRSAARRNETAPFTLQVEIDSKRSSRSRKEKNPSRLAASFDPESDGS; encoded by the coding sequence ATGCAGAATTACAGCGACGATCCGAATAGACAGCACGCCATCCCTCGCCTGCAGATTGCAGCTCTCGTTTGCCTGCTGGTGGCGAGTTGGCTGAGCTTGGCCGGAGAATCGCGTACCGAACCCCTGCAGTTTGCCAAGGGCGCCACCAGCGCTTCCGTTTCCGGCAAAATCCAGGGCTACCATGGCGTCAACTACACCCTCGCGGCAAAGGCCGGGCAGCAGATAAGCATAACGCTCACCTCTCCTCATACCGCCACCTACTTCAACGTTTACGGCCCTGGTACCGGCCCCGGCGATGCGGCGATCTACGTTGGGTCAATCAAAGGCGAGCGTTTTTCTGAAAAACTCCCTTCCAGTGGCACTTACACGATTCAGGTCTACATGATGCGCAGTGCCGCACGTCGCAACGAAACAGCACCGTTTACGCTGCAGGTGGAAATAGATAGCAAACGCAGTAGCCGTTCGCGCAAGGAGAAAAACCCAAGTCGTCTGGCGGCGTCATTTGACCCAGAGTCTGACGGGAGTTAA